In Primulina eburnea isolate SZY01 chromosome 5, ASM2296580v1, whole genome shotgun sequence, a single window of DNA contains:
- the LOC140831882 gene encoding uncharacterized protein: MGTSASPSLDPKEKPVIGYPSMGRCNQTQYPQIPPGYPVQMNPVAASSSSFPNHGNYPIYASNPHSDSFNAYYYQNPYLPMIPEPKKSTSFGRVMLMFMIVLVAIMCTMSLVMWFLFGTNIPGFQVMSLHLSNFTATDTSCTGTWDANVTATNLNEELEIEFSKVRSSVFYREAMMGISLMQPFQIQKRQALNLNVIVPAEQITGGANLQSLVLPSLVQDQRNGIVVFSLRLAFHISFRSSDVVYKQEVLKVFCENLKVKISGSGEGTLTQDLGSECLLRIEND, translated from the coding sequence ATGGGAACCTCAGCTTCGCCATCCCTCGACCCGAAAGAGAAACCCGTGATCGGATACCCTTCCATGGGCAGATGCAATCAAACACAGTACCCTCAAATCCCCCCCGGCTATCCTGTTCAAATGAACCCTGTAGCGGCCTCCTCCTCATCATTCCCTAATCACGGAAACTACCCCATTTATGCCTCGAATCCGCATTCTGACTCATTCAACGCGTACTACTATCAGAACCCGTATCTCCCTATGATCCCTGAGCCCAAAAAATCAACCTCATTTGGACGAGTGATGCTGATGTTCATGATCGTCCTTGTGGCCATTATGTGCACTATGAGTCTAGTCATGTGGTTCCTCTTCGGAACCAACATCCCCGGTTTCCAAGTCATGTCCCTCCATTTATCGAACTTCACCGCCACGGATACGTCTTGTACGGGCACATGGGACGCCAATGTCACCGCGACGAACTTAAACGAAGAACTCGAAATAGAATTCAGTAAAGTTAGATCTTCTGTTTTCTACCGGGAGGCCATGATGGGGATCTCTTTAATGCAACCTTTCCAAATACAGAAGAGACAGGCTTTGAATCTGAACGTCATCGTCCCTGCGGAACAGATCACTGGTGGCGCAAACTTGCAGAGTTTAGTGCTTCCGAGTCTTGTCCAGGATCAGAGAAATGGGATTGTTGTTTTCAGCTTGAGATTGGCTTTTCACATAAGTTTTAGATCTTCTGATGTAGTCTACAAACAGGAAGTTTTGAAGGTGTTCTGTGAGAATTTGAAGGTTAAGATATCGGGCAGTGGTGAAGGTACTTTGACTCAAGATTTGGGGAGTGAATGCTTGTTACGTATAGAGAACGACTGA
- the LOC140832395 gene encoding protein LEAD-SENSITIVE 1-like has translation MGLLSNRIQRSSLKPGDHIYSWRTAYVYAHHGIYIGDHKVVHFTRRGQEVGTGTVLDLLLVSSGPARSLVPCPTCVHVEEGHGVASSCLNCFLAGGVLYRFEYSVNHALFLAKARGGTCTLAVSDEDDVVVHRAKYLLDNGFGCYNVFKNNCEDFAIYCKTGLLVLDQSTMGQSGQAVSIIGGPLAAVLSTPLLLVTTNIYGMAATAVGVYCASRYAADIGMRRDVVKVSAEDLTRRLATGMLQVLEPSPPSVPAPPTYKLAGVPNI, from the exons ATGGGGCTGCTCTCGAACCG GATTCAAAGGAGCAGCCTCAAACCAGGCGATCACATATATTCATGGCGCACAGCATATGTTTATGCTCACCATG GAATCTATATTGGGGACCATAAAGTCGTACACTTCACAAGACGTGGCCAAGAAGTTGGAACTGGTACAGTCTTAGATCTTCTCTTAGTGAGCTCTGGACCAGCTCGGTCTCTTGTGCCATGCCCCACATGTGTCCACGTAGAAGAGGGTCACGGGGTGGCCTCCTCGTGCTTGAACTGCTTCTTAGCTGGTGGTGTTCTGTATCGCTTTGAGTACTCGGTGAACCATGCACTCTTTCTTGCAAAAGCACGTGGAGGAACATGCACCCTCGCCGTCTCTGATGAAGATGACGTCGTGGTTCATCGAGCAAAGTACCTTCTTGATAATGGGTTTGGGTGCTACAATGTATTCAAGAACAACTGTGAAGACTTTGCAATTTACTGCAAGACAGGATTGCTTGTGCTGGATCAGAGCACGATGGGCCAAAGTGGACAGGCCGTGTCTATCATAGGCGGCCCCCTTGCTGCTGTCTTGTCTACGCCTCTGCTTCTTGTGACGACTAATATTTATGGGATGGCAGCAACTGCTGTTGGGGTTTATTGTGCTAGCCGTTACGCAGCTGACATTGGCATGCGAAGGGATGTTGTGAAAGTCTCAGCTGAAGATCTTACTAGGAGGCTAGCAACTGGTATGCTTCAGGTACTCGAACCAAGTCCCCCGTCTGTACCTGCACCACCTACATACAAATTGGCGGGAGTTCCAAATATTTAG
- the LOC140832396 gene encoding E3 ubiquitin-protein ligase PUB23-like has protein sequence MAEVEIPPYFLCPITLDIMKDPVTISTGITYDRDSIENWIFSLEKITCPVTKQLLFDTELTPNITLRRLIQSWCVLHASQGVERLPTPKAPTSRSQILKLLNDANSPDMQMNCLQRLKSISYQNQANKRCMETVGTAEFLAFLIVQKTLDLESESKQACEVALSILYNLQLSESGVKSISNQEFIEALRRIMQWGSYESRAYAVMLLESILEVTDPAQIVSTINPESFSQCIQILKDEISQKATKATLKVLINICQWGRNRIKAVEAGAVNLLIDLLLDYSDKRACEMILVLLDLLCQCAEGRAELLNHSAGLAIVSKKILRVSQVASEKAVKILYSVSRFSATPGVLQEMLQCGVVAKLCLVLQVDCGIKIKERIREMLKLHSRAWRNSSCIPNNLICSYPS, from the coding sequence ATGGCGGAGGTGGAGATTCCTCCATATTTTCTCTGCCCCATTACTCTAGATATCATGAAAGATCCGGTGACAATCTCGACCGGGATAACATACGACAGAGACAGCATAGAAAACTGGATTTTTTCTCTGGAGAAGATTACATGTCCGGTCACAAAACAGCTTCTTTTCGACACGGAATTGACCCCAAACATCACTCTCCGGCGCCTGATCCAATCCTGGTGCGTGCTCCATGCCTCGCAAGGCGTAGAAAGGCTGCCAACCCCGAAAGCTCCAACCAGCAGATCACAGATTTTAAAGCTTCTAAATGATGCCAATTCTCCAGATATGCAGATGAATTGCCTACAAAGACTTAAATCCATCTCTTATCAGAATCAAGCCAATAAAAGATGCATGGAAACAGTGGGAACAGCTGAGTTTTTGGCGTTCTTGATCGTCCAGAAAACACTTGATTTGGAATCAGAATCCAAACAAGCCTGTGAGGTAGCTTTAAGCATTCTCTACAATCTCCAGTTATCAGAATCAGGCGTGAAATCGATCAGCAATCAAGAATTCATCGAAGCCTTGAGAAGGATTATGCAATGGGGAAGCTACGAATCTCGGGCTTATGCTGTCATGTTACTAGAGTCAATTCTTGAAGTAACTGATCCAGCTCAAATAGTCTCAACCATAAATCCCGAGTCCTTTTCCCAATGCATACAAATCTTGAAAGATGAAATCTCACAAAAGGCTACAAAAGCCACCCTCAAAGTACTGATCAATATCTGTCAATGGGGGAGGAACAGAATTAAAGCTGTGGAAGCTGGAGCTGTGAATCTATTAATCGATCTTCTACTCGATTATTCAGATAAAAGGGCCTGTGAAatgattttggttttgttgGATTTGCTGTGTCAGTGTGCGGAGGGGAGAGCCGAGTTACTAAACCACAGTGCAGGATTAGCCATTGTTTCGAAAAAAATTCTTAGGGTTTCTCAGGTGGCAAGCGAGAAGGCAGTAAAGATTTTGTATTCCGTTTCGAGATTTTCCGCGACTCCTGGAGTTCTGCAGGAGATGTTACAGTGTGGGGTTGTGGCGAAATTGTGTCTGGTTCTTCAGGTTGATTGTGGGATCAAAATAAAAGAGAGAATCAGAGAAATGCTTAAATTGCATTCCAGAGCGTGGAGGAATTCTTCATGCATACCCAATAATTTGATTTGTTCATATCCATCTTGA
- the LOC140832397 gene encoding syntaxin-121-like: MNDLFSGSFSRFREQDQSPPPNSHSIQMTNSGSTGGVNLDRFFDDVEAVKEELGELESLYTQLQSSHEQSKTLHNAKTVKDLRSRMDSDISASLKKAKVIKVRLEALDRSNAANRGLPGCGPGSSSDRTRTSVVNGLRKKLQETMTRFNDLRQKMGSEYRETVQRRYYTVTGENPDEKILDDLIETGESETFLQKAIQQQGRGQVMDTIMEIQERHDAVKEMERNLRELHQVFLDMAVLVQSQGEQLDDIESQVNRANSFVRGGTNQLVVARKHQKNTRKWTCFGIIILLIIILIIVLSLQPWKSSGGGSGGGGGGGGQAQPPPAQPPPAK, from the coding sequence atgaacGATCTTTTTTCAGGATCCTTCTCCCGTTTCCGGGAACAAGATCAATCCCCGCCGCCGAATTCCCATTCAATCCAGATGACGAATTCCGGCTCCACCGGCGGCGTCAACTTGGATCGTTTTTTCGATGATGTGGAAGCCGTTAAAGAGGAGCTTGGGGAACTGGAATCCCTCTACACCCAGCTTCAGTCTTCTCACGAGCAGAGTAAGACTCTCCACAACGCGAAAACCGTGAAAGATCTCCGCTCCCGTATGGATTCGGACATCTCTGCCTCTCTCAAGAAAGCAAAAGTGATAAAAGTTCGGTTAGAAGCGCTGGATCGCTCTAATGCCGCAAATCGGGGCCTCCCCGGATGCGGTCCCGGAAGTTCCTCCGATCGGACACGGACCTCAGTTGTCAATGGCCTGAGGAAAAAGCTTCAAGAAACCATGACTAGATTCAACGATCTGAGGCAGAAAATGGGATCCGAGTATCGCGAAACCGTGCAGCGGAGATATTACACTGTGACAGGAGAGAATCCTGATGAAAAGATCCTGGATGATTTGATAGAAACTGGGGAGAGCGAGACTTTTCTTCAGAAAGCGATTCAGCAACAGGGAAGGGGACAGGTTATGGACACAATAATGGAGATTCAAGAGAGGCATGATGCGGTCaaggaaatggagagaaatctGAGGGAATTGCACCAGGTCTTTTTGGATATGGCGGTGCTTGTGCAGAGCCAGGGGGAGCAGCTTGATGATATCGAAAGCCAGGTGAACAGGGCTAATTCTTTTGTCAGAGGTGGGACTAATCAGCTCGTGGTTGCCAGGAAACATCAGAAAAATACCAGGAAATGGACTTGTTTTGGGATTATCATCTTGCTGATTAttatcttgattattgttttatcTCTTCAGCCATGGAAGAGTTCTGGTGGCGGGTCTGGTGGTGGCGGCGGAGGCGGTGGGCAAGCTCAGCCGCCTCCAGCCCAGCCACCACCGGCCAAGTGA